GCTTAGCCTATGATTTTGATGATGATACTCTTATTGGGAAGCATGAATATGTTAATGGTATTCAAGTTTCTACCATATCATGGTTTAAATCTGGCGAAATTGAGCATATAGGATTTAATGACTTAACCAGAGCAAATGAAGTCGAATGGCGAAAAAACAACTCATTAGCTTTAGCGAGCCTTACTCACGTAGGAAAATACAAGTTTGGATTAGAATGTGATGAAAATGACTTTACTTCTCGCGTTACTGCCAAGGGGGATATTAGCGCTTTAAAAGAGGATATTTCGAACCACCTCTTATTACCAGAGATAAATCTTGAACTTCTAACTAAAAAATTTACCAATCAGAGGCTACATCTCTCGGGAAACGCATTAACTGATGAGTTAATGGAAGAAATGATTAACAGCTCTGAGTTAAAGTCATTAACTCATTTAATACTGTTTAATGTAGCTCTTACCTCAAATAAACTTCTTAATATTTTTAAACAAGCTAAGTTAGAAGTGTTGACAGTAAAAGATAAGAGAAATGATATTAAACAGTGCATACAAGCCTTCAAGCAAAATAACGCTAATTGCAAAGTGATTTTAAACCAAGAGGAGAGCACTTAAGCGCTGCTTTTTGAGCTTTACATACCAACTGGTCTGCTGCCCTAGTCGTTTCGGGTAGCCTGAGTTTGGGTGTTAATTTCAACATCCACTCTATTGACGCTGGTAAACTTATACGGTGACCAATTGACACACAAACAGCTTACATTAGTTTGCGTTCTAAGTTCCGCGCTAATAACTTATTTTCTTCATAAACAATGTTTACGGCCCTTTTTCCCGGCCAAGTTTGGACATAAGATGCTAATAAATCCATTTAATCTAACACAGTATCAAAAAGTATTATTTCACGAGCCTGATAATGGCTATGAACATAATGATTTCTATTTGGTTCGAACAGACGACTATTTAGCATTTTTATATGTATGTGAAGCTGATGAACTTGGGGAGCATATTCCCGGATATCAGGTTTTTCAATTTGAATTACCTATCAATGCAGCATCATGGCTTGCAGATGCAATAGAGAATAAATTTTGGAAAAGTGCAGAGTTAGGCGGTTTACCTTCTGGTGTATACCATTATGAAGAAGTGATCGAAGGTGAAAACCTTTATATCACCAGAGAAATGAACGCTGGTGCTAAAGGGCAAAATGGATTTATGGTAATTAACTCAAGTAGAGATAGCTTGATTTTTGCTAATAAAAAACTCCAAAAAGGCTATCTTACCGATAAATTATTGCTAGATAAAAAACTGCTAGAGGCGTTGAAGCAGATCAATTCGCACTGCTAGCAACGCATTTATTAAGCCCCCTACCAAATTGGAGGAAGGCCATTAAGCCATAATTTAACAGATACGCCCTATAATCAATTCTGTATCTTCTGGCTTGCTTTTTTCCATGCGTCAAAGCCACCAGCCATGGAGTAAACGTGATTAAAGCCCATTCTAAGTAATGACTCTGTTGCTAGTGCAGAGCGCCCACCAGATTGGCAGTATAAGTAGATGGATTTTTTGTTCATTTCGTCTAATGGTGATTCTTCATCTTTGAAGTCTGGATGAGTATGAAGTTTTACTTCAAGTACCCCTCTTGGAAAATTGATCGCGTCTGGAAGGTGTCCTTGGCTGTATTCTGCACTTTCTCTTACATCAATAATGATAATATCTTGTTCTTGGCTAATTTCGTCAGCTACTTTTTGCACATTCACTTCTGTGATGTTTTGTTTCGCTTCTTCAATTAATCTCATGCCGCTTTTAATCATAATATGACTCCAATATTAACTCGATATTCTTGACTTATTCATTACGGGGTGTTGCTATTTGGATCTTGAAATGTACTTAATTTATTCTGTGAACGACGAAATAATGGGCACTCACGTTAATTTTTAGAAAAATTATATTAGTGCTAAAGTGACTATAACTCAAACTCTTACCGCTAAAGAACAGCGTTATTTATTTTGAGTGACACTCAGTGAAGTAATTCCTCCTCTTCCACACTATGAAAATCATCAATTTCGGTGCTGTAAAATTGATGCTGATCGCTCACACTTAGCTTTTTACCATCTAGCACCACAGACCAGTGAATGGATCGGTCCAGTGAATAACTAAGTTCTGAAATAAACTCTCTGGATAAAGAAATAATGGTCAAATTTGATAATCCAATGAGCTGCAATTGATTATCTTCAAGCCACTTTCTGTCTTTAAGCATAAAAATAATGACATGCTCGGCAGACTTTGATGCCCGTTTAAGTTGCTTAATTTCTGGCATACCAATATTAATCCAGAAGCCGTAGTTTGCTTCATAGCTTTCAGTGTAAATATCGGGAGTGTCTGTGCTATTTGGATGTTTAGTAAAATGCGGTATACCATCCGGAACAAGACTAAAGGCCAGCACTCTCATCACTAAATGCTCCAGTGTTTCAGCATGATTGAGAGCCACTGTAAAGTGCAAAGAGTCATATCTGTGCTTGTCTAAATTTGCAACGTCAATATGCGTATTAAACAGTATTGCCTTGTCGCCCATGATCAAAGCCTATATGTTTAAGATATTTATTATCGAAGATACGCATAATTTTGCCCTTTTAAAAATGCATCATATCTTAGAACTATAGGATTAAAACTCAAAAAGTACGAGTTTTATAGCAATTGCTAATAACAACACGCCAAAAACACCATTCACAATATAACTATTTCGCTGCACCCACTCTCTTACTTTTACACTGCCTAAAAAGTATGACAAGCCACAAAACCACAACCCGGTCGCTATCGCCATGTATATACCGTAAAATGCTTTTATACCTGTTGTGGTTTCCACCGACACCACAATAGAAAATAACGACACAAAAAATAGTGTAGCTTTTGGGTTCAAGCCATTCGTTAAAAACCCCACCATAAATGCTTTTTTCAGCGGGAATTCTTGTTTAGGGTTACCATGCGCTGTGTAGTTATATTTCGGGTTGTGCTGTTTAGTACTTTCTGCACTTGAATGGGTTTGTATTTGTTCCAAAGAAGGATTTTCCACAGCTCTTTCTTTAAGTGCTGCTTTTAATGAAAGAAAGCCTAAATAACCAAGATATAGTGCGCCAATAACTTGAATCATTTGAAGTAACCACGGCGTAGTTTGCAGGACAATTCCAATTCCCACTAAGCTGTAAGTAACATGCACCAGAATCCCAAGAGCGACACCAATACTGGTTACATAAGCCACTCGGCGGCCATGTAATAGTGAATGATTAAGTACTACCGCAAAGTCGGGGCCTGGGCTTGCTACTGCAAGTAAATGAAGTACTACAATGGTTAGAAACTCAGCCCAATATGGTGCAATGGCACTTATCATATAGCGTCTCTTATTTTTCTTATAAATTGATTGTTTGCGCGAATTTTATTGACCAAATTCAAGGTATAAGGCAATTAGCAACGCAGGGAACACCGTTGCAATAATGTCGTATATATCCCATTTCTCACCCCGAATAAACTCGTCCACCGCCTCTTTTGCACCAGCTATAATAAACGTTACAGCTAGCCCCAAGCGAATACCATTAAATCCGTACCAGTTTGCACAATAAAGGGTTATAAAAAATATTGCTGTGCCATAAATTGCATGAGTAACTTTATCTGCATGTGGAAAGCCTGCTAATGCAGGCAAGTACCCTTGAGAGGTCAAATATTTTGAATCTTTAAACAGTTTAGGCATCAGGTACTTATACTTGTATTATACGTACCTATAACTTAACAAATAACCCAAACTTAACAAGCTAATTTTAAAGCGTTTTTAGATACTCAAGTAACGCTTGTTTGTCACTGGCTGATAATGCTACACCAAACTCATGACCTTGATTACTATTGCCTCTCTCTTCTGTGTCGTAGGCTGTTCCTTCGTTTTTTGCTTCAGTACCTTGTGAAACGAATCCTAATTTATTCTCGTCGTACAATATGTAGCCACGATAAAACAAACTCGGGCGTTCAGAAGCGGGCTGTAACAAGTCATACAAAGTAGGCACTGAACCATTATGCAAATACGGTGCGCGCAACCAAATGCCATCTAGATGTTGTGCCACATAACCAATAAGGTCGGCTTCTACTAACCCTTTTCTTTTTAAACCCATTTCATTCACAACATTATTGGCGGCAACAGCATATTGTTTACCCCAAGTGTTTAATCGTTCATCGCTGGTGCCAATTTCATTTAAGGGGTAAGGCGTTCCTGTTCTTTCACTTTCATGGCAGGCGGCGCAATGTTGATTAAATACCAATTTGCCATGCTCCGCTTCTTTTTCATCAATACTAAATGGAAATTGTGGTGCGGGTGTAGAGCCTAAATAATGTTGTAGCCATGCAACTTGCCCAACAAAGTCTTCGCTGTCATGGGGTTCTGCACCCAATAAACCAAGTGCTGAGTCCATAATAACGGAGTAAGCATCATGTGTAGCGCCATCCCAGTTCATTGTCATGTATTCAGGTTCATACTTTTGTAGATTCCAAATCGACGGCATGTCAGATGGTCCATAAGAGTCATCCATTTCTTCACCTATCATAAAGTACTTGGTTAAATTCATTGCGTCGTCGCGGCCTCTTCCCCAGTCAGGAAAATCTTCGCGGTACACCCATGCAAACTGGCTTTCACGTTCTAATAAGCGCTTCTTTGTGAATGGAATAATAATAAAGCGATACAATAACTTGTCGATAAAAGACAAATCATGAATCATGGCTATTTCTTCAAGAATATTATCGGGGTTAAAGCGTGGGTCTTTGGCACAGTCAACCACAAAGGTGAAGAAACCTTCTATGTTAGCGGTATGAGAAGGCCCTGCAGGTACAAAGTGGCGTTTTCCGTTGGGTGTTTTTTTATATACAGCGGTGTGACACACAGCGCAATTATTGCCGACTCTGGGGAAACCAATGGTTTTTTTGGTAAAGCCTACAGGTAACTCAAACCCTTCCTCCCAAGGTACACCCAACGATGCATAGCCGCCATTCCCAGGTAAATATTCAGGAAACATTTTTGGTAACACCATGAATATCCAATATGGTATACCCGCTTCATGCTCGCCCCCAATGGAGCCATACTTAAAACGCATTTCAGGGGTGGCGGTAACCCACGCTTCTTGGGGTTCTTCTCTAAAAAACTTATACCAACCAAAATAGGCAAAGGTTGCAATCAACGCAAGCAGTAGCAAAACTGTGATTAACGACTTACCGTGAGTGTTATGGTGTTTATTTAACATTTTCATATCGATTCTCCGCGTGCTTATCACGCCTGACTCAATATCTAACCGTTAGAGCTAGTGTTAAAACGTTTTCAAATACTCAATAAGCTCGTATTTTTCACTGTTAGATAAATCAGTGCCATACTGCTTGCCTTCATGGCCTTGGTTGCTATTTCCATCTACTGTTGTGTCATAAAGAAAGAATTCTTCTTCGCCATTGTTTGCTTGGTTGGCAATAAAGCCAACGTGTTTAGGATCATACATGTCGTTGCCGCGATAAAAAGTTACGGGTCTTTTTGTGGCGGGTTGAAGCAATGCCCACAATGTTGGCACTGAACCGTTGTGTAAATACGGTGCTCGTAGCCATATTCCGTCTAGCGGAGCATTCGCGTAGCCATGTGTTTTTTTAAAGTTTTTAAAGCGATAACGTTCGTCGCCAGCATAAAGCATTGACTGATTAAGTGCTAATTTTTGGGTATATGAGTCGAGCCGCCACCTGTCTGTATCGATACTTTCGATGGGTTCTACATGCCCTACGCGTTCGCCTGTAAAGTCTCTACCACTTTTGCCGTGGCAACTTGCACAATAATTCTGATATATTTTTTTTCCTTTATTGGCTTTACCTATGTCAACCACAAAGGGGAAAGTGGGTGGTTCAAGTGTTAATAACCAATCTTCAATTTTACCCAATGCTTGATGATCAGTATAAGGAGGGATACCACCAGCACCGAAGGCGGCACTTAAGTTGCGTTCTTCAACTGTGTTATTATTTCCATCCCAATGCAGATCCATTGGCTTACCATCATCACGGCTTTTTCGCGGTCCTTGCAGCCAAATAGAAGGGAAATCGGTAATGCCAATTAATTCTGATGTATTTGCCCGCTGCCAATCCCAATTAAAGACCGCTTTTGCCGAATTAAAGGTGTCTACTCTACCCGGCCCATATTCGGGTTGTTGGTAAATTAAGCTGAGCCTTTGTTCCACTAACTTAAGTCTTTCTTGAGTTAACCAAATAGCGAGTGGATAAGTAAAATATTGGTCAATAATATCTAAATTTGCTCCTAAGCGTTGGACAAGAGGAATTAGCTCTTTAGCTTTGAATTTAGCGTCGTTTACACATTGAAAGAAAAACTGTTGAAACCCCATAATATCAAAGCGATTTGCTGGCATGCCTAACACCAAATGCCTATTACCACTTTTAAGGTTATTAACGACTAAGGCTTCGTCACTTGGCTTAATTTGATATGTACTGGTATGACACACTGCACAATTTAAAAAAACGCGATCTAACCCTAAATGCCGACGAGATGACACACCTACGGGTAAAGTATTGTCTCCCTCGTATATCATCCCTAACGATTCAAACCCGATGTCAGTCGACTTTTTATTTGGCAGCTTATTTTCACAAAGCGTTGGCATCGCACGCCATAACCAATATGGAATACCCAAATTACGCTCACCGCCCAAAGAGCCATATTTAAAATGTGATTCAATGGTGTTGTAAGTCACAGGTTCATCTGGCAGAAAGCGAAACAACAAATAAGTAATCAATATAATTTGAGTAAGTACAATCATTAAGCAAAGTGTTAAAAGTGTGCTGATGCCACGTTGATGAGACGGCCGCGTTGCTGCTTTATAGCGGTAAAAGTTCATATCGGCATCACTTAAACATTATCATTTACTTGTGTTAGCTTAAACGAAACGCACTTAGCATAAAGCAAAGTCGAGTATCCGTTTTTTGCCCCACCACACCTTGCCAAGGTAAACGCCTTTTTCTACCTCGCGTATTTCGTCTCTGATCTTTTTTGCTACAAAAGAGGTTTGACCATAGTCAATTACGATGGTGTCTTTCTCATCCATCCAGCTTTTATCGCGGTATACTTTCGCTACAATAAAGGTAAGGCTAAACGGAGAAATTTTATTAATCAAAATGCCTTTTTCATAATCGGGTGGAAAAAGATCAAACACTTTGCCCTGCCATGCAAACATTCTTGCAAATTGAGCGAAGCGTTTCGCATTGTCTGAACCTGCTACTATTGCGGTTCCTTTCATTTCACCTTTAGGTATTGCCCCAGCAGGTGCCGAGCGATATATATCGTCTAATTCTTCCCTGCTTAGATTAAGCCACTTTTCAATGGTAGGTTGTAATATTCCTTCACTCATAATTTTTTCCACCTTTTTTAACAAACGAATTCGTTCCATGATTTTGCATTTGCCTGAATGCTGCTAATTGCTTATATACCTCTTTTCTTACTTTATTCATTTCTCCTAAAGGTTTGTGTTCTGCCATTGATTGCCAAGGGTTAAAAGCAATGTCCTCACAGTGTTTTATTTGATTGGCCTGATGAAAAATTTGCGGTTCAATTAATATGGTTGCCACTTTAACAAAGGGAGCACTTTCCTCGCTCCAGACAACTGCGGCATTATCAATTGGCATGTTTTCATTCGGAATTCTTGATTGCACCATAAATTCAAAACATGCTGACTGGTTAGATAAATGAGATTTCATCGCATCGTGTAAATAACCGTTATAAAGCTCATCTGGTAACTCACTGGAATAATTTGAGCAAGGTTTGGCCGTGTATTTTACGGCGTTTTCAGCGCCACTCCCCAACTGATAGGGAGTGGCACTCCAGTAGCGAATATCTAACGGGCTAGAATGATGATCTCTTGCTTGGAGTATGGCCCACAATGACCTGAAGTGGCTATTAAATGGGTTTACAAAAAACCACCACAATTTGTCATCATTGATAGCTCGGATAAAATCTAAAAACTCTTCAGAATTTTTTACAAATAAGCTAGGAGCATTATTTAAAATAAAGTCTTGCTCACCGAATGTTCCCCAAATAACAGGATGTTCGGTATTCATTACTTTAATCGACATACCACGCAAGTCTTTTTTGGTGTCATCCATCTTACTAGCGCTGGCAAAACGTATATACGCCGGATACGTTTTTTCTGTACTAAATAGTCCTAACTTTAGCTGCGGCGCAATATCCTCTTCCACGATAAATTTTGCTTGCACACAGCCCAATGTTTTAACTTGATTAAAGCGCTTTACATGTCCGTAATGCTTTGCCCTTGTCAGGCTTATTTCTTTAATCAACGTAACCATTTCATTAGCAACTTGTTGTTGCTGCTGTGTAAGTTCATTACTATTTTCGTTTGCAAATGCATTAATAAGAAAATAGTTAAATACAAATACAATTAATGCGGCAACAAAGCACATGCCAATAATACGGTATAGCATTTTGGGTGATTGTTGGCTCATGGTCTTCACCGTTTTAGCTTTGTGCTCTAACATAATATGCCGCCACAATATAAATTACTTTTGGAATAAGAGGCTTATTCATTAAATGCAGGATCATTTTCAGCTCCTTTTCGAGGTGTCCACTCAAGTGAGTAATACAAGCCTCTGTCTCTATTCCACGGGTCAAACGCATTAATAACTGGAATTAATTCATCTCGTAATGCTGGAATGTTACGCATTAAAATACGCTTCATTGGCGATACTTCAACTAAATGGCCATTGCTTGTTACAGGCTCCATACAGGCAATTTTTCGACCTAATTTTTCGATGCTAAATGGCGCACCGCACTCATTCCAACCTAGTGTATTTGTTAAATGATTATTTAACGTTTTATCTAAGGGGCCGTTATTATTTACCCAATCAATACCAAAGTGAGAGTAAAATTCAGGCCTAAAGCTTGAGGTAAAAAAGCGATCACTAAATAATCGGCGTGACGCATTAATAATAAAAATATGAAATTGCGTTTCAGAAATAGCAAAACCATGTGGCCGAGTACTCTCAGCCAACCATCCCACCACTAAGTCTAAATCTTCAATATTATCGACTTCTGTTCCATCTGCATGACCTAAGCAATCATCAATAAAATCATTCTTTCCTTGATCACCAAATGCTGCTTGATAATGTGCTTTGGCATAAATAGCGCGGTTAGTTTGTACATTAGTAATTATTTTAGATTTGTCGCAGGTATGCGTTCCATAAAGCTTTCTAAGCTTTTTAACCACGGTTTGCTGCTGCGTTAAATCATCCCCTGTAGCATCTTCATTAATAAAGTCATCAAATGAAGTTAAGGACTTTAAACCAATTTGCCTACGCAATTCATTAAACTTTGGAATACCACGTTCCCGGTCGCGAAGGATGTCTAATGCCACAATATCTAGCGTGGCATCTTTGCCCAAATGTGGCATAGCGAGGTTTTGCAAAAAGCGAGGGTGATTATTCAATGCCAAAATACCTAATCGCTGCCTACCCATACTCGCTCCCCACTGTTCAATACCGCGATGCATTTCTTGTGTCGCCTGTCCGCGAATGGTATTTACTACAGGGATTTTTTGTGTAATTTGATTTAAGTTGGTTAAGTCTCCTCTAAAGTCTATTAAGTCTGGTACGAGTGGATGTAGTCGATACACCGAAACAAATTCTTCAGGAAAGTTAAACGGTGAACCAAAATGATTTACACCACCATTAACGTGTTCAATATTGTCGATGCTCCACTTACCTTTAGGGCGCATCAATCCATCTTTATTGAACTCCATATCATTGCCAATGCCAAAAATACCAACCGCCGACACTAAAGCAGAATACAGTTCATTTGCTTTTGTTATTCGCTCTAAATTACCTACCCTATTCGATAATAAGGTAGTAAATGACTCTTTTTTACCTATGACTTTATTAAGCAGCTTTTTGTCAGATTCTTTCTCGATGACATTGAATAAGCCGTACCAATT
This is a stretch of genomic DNA from Flocculibacter collagenilyticus. It encodes these proteins:
- a CDS encoding YaeQ family protein, producing MGDKAILFNTHIDVANLDKHRYDSLHFTVALNHAETLEHLVMRVLAFSLVPDGIPHFTKHPNSTDTPDIYTESYEANYGFWINIGMPEIKQLKRASKSAEHVIIFMLKDRKWLEDNQLQLIGLSNLTIISLSREFISELSYSLDRSIHWSVVLDGKKLSVSDQHQFYSTEIDDFHSVEEEELLH
- a CDS encoding rhodanese-like domain-containing protein codes for the protein MIKSGMRLIEEAKQNITEVNVQKVADEISQEQDIIIIDVRESAEYSQGHLPDAINFPRGVLEVKLHTHPDFKDEESPLDEMNKKSIYLYCQSGGRSALATESLLRMGFNHVYSMAGGFDAWKKASQKIQN
- a CDS encoding c-type cytochrome; the protein is MNFYRYKAATRPSHQRGISTLLTLCLMIVLTQIILITYLLFRFLPDEPVTYNTIESHFKYGSLGGERNLGIPYWLWRAMPTLCENKLPNKKSTDIGFESLGMIYEGDNTLPVGVSSRRHLGLDRVFLNCAVCHTSTYQIKPSDEALVVNNLKSGNRHLVLGMPANRFDIMGFQQFFFQCVNDAKFKAKELIPLVQRLGANLDIIDQYFTYPLAIWLTQERLKLVEQRLSLIYQQPEYGPGRVDTFNSAKAVFNWDWQRANTSELIGITDFPSIWLQGPRKSRDDGKPMDLHWDGNNNTVEERNLSAAFGAGGIPPYTDHQALGKIEDWLLTLEPPTFPFVVDIGKANKGKKIYQNYCASCHGKSGRDFTGERVGHVEPIESIDTDRWRLDSYTQKLALNQSMLYAGDERYRFKNFKKTHGYANAPLDGIWLRAPYLHNGSVPTLWALLQPATKRPVTFYRGNDMYDPKHVGFIANQANNGEEEFFLYDTTVDGNSNQGHEGKQYGTDLSNSEKYELIEYLKTF
- a CDS encoding c-type cytochrome is translated as MKMLNKHHNTHGKSLITVLLLLALIATFAYFGWYKFFREEPQEAWVTATPEMRFKYGSIGGEHEAGIPYWIFMVLPKMFPEYLPGNGGYASLGVPWEEGFELPVGFTKKTIGFPRVGNNCAVCHTAVYKKTPNGKRHFVPAGPSHTANIEGFFTFVVDCAKDPRFNPDNILEEIAMIHDLSFIDKLLYRFIIIPFTKKRLLERESQFAWVYREDFPDWGRGRDDAMNLTKYFMIGEEMDDSYGPSDMPSIWNLQKYEPEYMTMNWDGATHDAYSVIMDSALGLLGAEPHDSEDFVGQVAWLQHYLGSTPAPQFPFSIDEKEAEHGKLVFNQHCAACHESERTGTPYPLNEIGTSDERLNTWGKQYAVAANNVVNEMGLKRKGLVEADLIGYVAQHLDGIWLRAPYLHNGSVPTLYDLLQPASERPSLFYRGYILYDENKLGFVSQGTEAKNEGTAYDTEERGNSNQGHEFGVALSASDKQALLEYLKTL
- a CDS encoding LysE family translocator, with the protein product MISAIAPYWAEFLTIVVLHLLAVASPGPDFAVVLNHSLLHGRRVAYVTSIGVALGILVHVTYSLVGIGIVLQTTPWLLQMIQVIGALYLGYLGFLSLKAALKERAVENPSLEQIQTHSSAESTKQHNPKYNYTAHGNPKQEFPLKKAFMVGFLTNGLNPKATLFFVSLFSIVVSVETTTGIKAFYGIYMAIATGLWFCGLSYFLGSVKVREWVQRNSYIVNGVFGVLLLAIAIKLVLFEF
- a CDS encoding catalase, encoding MLEHKAKTVKTMSQQSPKMLYRIIGMCFVAALIVFVFNYFLINAFANENSNELTQQQQQVANEMVTLIKEISLTRAKHYGHVKRFNQVKTLGCVQAKFIVEEDIAPQLKLGLFSTEKTYPAYIRFASASKMDDTKKDLRGMSIKVMNTEHPVIWGTFGEQDFILNNAPSLFVKNSEEFLDFIRAINDDKLWWFFVNPFNSHFRSLWAILQARDHHSSPLDIRYWSATPYQLGSGAENAVKYTAKPCSNYSSELPDELYNGYLHDAMKSHLSNQSACFEFMVQSRIPNENMPIDNAAVVWSEESAPFVKVATILIEPQIFHQANQIKHCEDIAFNPWQSMAEHKPLGEMNKVRKEVYKQLAAFRQMQNHGTNSFVKKGGKNYE